The Listeria sp. PSOL-1 genome includes a region encoding these proteins:
- the sclA gene encoding selenocysteine lyase SclA, producing the protein MKQVYLNWAATSYQKPPEMIAKVTEELQNNQAFTSDRNLPMFETASLVFKTRLKIAEFFHADKPEQVIFTANITTAINVVLQGLLKDGDHVITTSVEHNAVTRTLSFLKKERGISVTYLPCSKEGELDPTEVERAIQSNTRLMIMTHASNVLGTILDVKASFHIAKKYGVLTMLDSAQTAGFLKIDMKREGIDILGFTGHKSLMALSGIGGFILAQQVADQLTPLITGGTGNQSNLPQQPNELPNKFEAGTENTIGIFSLFHSISAIEKIGLINIQQHENSLFDQFVHGLKPMPVQILGTKLSQKSVPVVSITVQNLEMNELAMQLFRQFGIITRAGLHCAPFAHRTAGTEKTGALRFSFGYYTTKEEVNYALAALEHIFKQRGMA; encoded by the coding sequence ATGAAACAAGTTTATTTAAATTGGGCAGCTACTTCTTACCAAAAGCCACCAGAAATGATTGCAAAAGTGACAGAAGAGCTACAAAACAACCAAGCCTTTACTTCTGATCGAAATCTGCCAATGTTTGAAACAGCAAGTCTGGTGTTTAAGACACGATTAAAAATCGCGGAATTTTTTCATGCGGATAAACCGGAACAAGTTATTTTTACAGCAAATATCACAACGGCAATTAATGTCGTTCTTCAAGGATTGCTTAAGGATGGGGATCACGTTATAACAACGAGTGTAGAGCATAATGCTGTGACACGAACGCTTTCTTTTCTTAAAAAAGAACGAGGTATTTCTGTTACTTATTTGCCGTGTTCAAAAGAAGGCGAGCTTGATCCAACAGAAGTTGAAAGGGCGATTCAATCCAATACGCGATTGATGATTATGACGCATGCTTCAAATGTTCTTGGGACAATTTTAGATGTAAAAGCAAGTTTTCATATTGCTAAAAAATATGGCGTTTTAACAATGCTTGATTCAGCCCAGACTGCCGGTTTTTTGAAGATTGATATGAAAAGAGAAGGTATAGATATATTGGGTTTTACAGGGCATAAGAGTTTGATGGCCTTAAGTGGGATTGGAGGCTTCATTTTAGCACAGCAAGTAGCTGATCAACTAACTCCCCTTATTACCGGTGGGACTGGGAACCAATCCAATCTTCCACAACAGCCAAACGAATTGCCAAATAAATTTGAAGCGGGAACCGAAAACACGATCGGGATCTTTAGCTTGTTTCATTCAATTTCTGCGATTGAAAAAATTGGTCTAATCAATATCCAACAACATGAAAACAGTCTTTTTGATCAGTTTGTGCATGGACTTAAGCCAATGCCCGTTCAAATTTTAGGAACAAAATTAAGTCAAAAATCTGTTCCGGTTGTCTCAATAACAGTTCAGAACTTAGAAATGAATGAGCTTGCTATGCAGTTGTTTAGGCAATTTGGCATCATAACACGAGCAGGGCTTCATTGTGCCCCATTTGCGCATCGAACAGCTGGTACCGAAAAGACAGGTGCACTTCGCTTTAGCTTTGGTTACTATACAACAAAAGAGGAAGTAAACTATGCGTTAGCAGCACTTGAACATATTTTTAAGCAGAGAGGAATGGCGTAA
- the xdh gene encoding selenium-dependent xanthine dehydrogenase — protein sequence MMQTVKQDADKTVYSVTINGKEENCEENKNLLEFLREDLNLTGSKDACSQGACGACTVLIGGKASKACLFTLAKIAGKEIITIEGLSIREKEVYSYAFAETGAVQCGFCIPGFIMSAKSLYEKNQQPTKEEIAKAIRGNICRCTGYVKIIEGIELAFQLLRDNLSIPEVSSSGKLGDDFQRVDAKEKALGTGEYVNDVKLPGMVFGSAIRSRYPRAKVVKIMTDKAKEHPDCEAIFTAKDVPGNNKIGHLEFISDWDVLIPEGETTRYVGDAIALVVSKNKETLNEIKELVEIEYEEQVPLLTAGEALKEGAPKLHEKGNLLSQEHLVRGNAEERLANSKYIVSDHYSVPINEHAFMEPECAIALKEGEDGLFMYTGGQSIYDEQREVARMLGVEKEKVHIQSKLVGGGFGGKEDMSVQHHAALAAWILQKPVKVLLTRQESLMVHPKRHGMEMDFTVGCDESGRLTALKAVIVSDTGAYASLGGPVLQRACTHAAGPYKYQDIDIEGKAVYTNNPPAGAFRGFGVCQTSFALESSLNVLAEKVGISPWEIRYLNAVAPGDSLPNGQIVSKNAALKECLLAVKETYEKATCAGVSSFFKNSGLGVGVPDTGRCILSIEGGKIHIRTSAACIGQGLATVTTQIVCETLDLPPEMMIAEPPDTIRTPNSGTTTASRQSLFTGEATRRAAMQLRYELDMGRAISDLEGEEFYGEYTAKTDPLMNDKKNPVSHAGYGYAAEVVILDEKGKIEKFVSAYDVGRVINPKAAAGQIEGGIIMGMGYALTENFAMENGFVQAKYATLGLIKANDAPPIENSFVQAKGIDVGLAYGIKGVGELATIPTAPAIAGAYFAWDGHLRKSLPLEDTPYLKKKR from the coding sequence ATGATGCAAACAGTGAAACAGGATGCAGATAAAACAGTGTATTCAGTAACCATTAATGGCAAAGAAGAGAATTGTGAAGAAAATAAGAATTTACTAGAATTTCTACGCGAAGATTTAAACTTAACAGGAAGCAAAGACGCTTGTTCGCAAGGTGCGTGTGGTGCTTGCACCGTCTTAATTGGTGGTAAGGCAAGCAAGGCATGTTTGTTTACTTTGGCAAAAATCGCGGGCAAAGAAATCATAACCATTGAGGGCTTATCAATACGAGAAAAAGAAGTGTACAGCTATGCATTTGCAGAAACTGGAGCTGTTCAGTGTGGCTTTTGTATTCCAGGCTTTATCATGTCTGCAAAAAGCCTCTATGAAAAAAATCAACAACCAACAAAAGAAGAAATAGCTAAAGCGATTCGAGGAAATATTTGTCGCTGTACTGGTTATGTCAAAATTATCGAAGGAATTGAGCTTGCTTTTCAATTACTACGTGATAATTTGAGCATACCTGAAGTGTCTTCAAGCGGTAAGCTGGGCGATGATTTTCAGCGTGTAGATGCGAAAGAAAAAGCGCTTGGCACCGGAGAATATGTCAATGACGTAAAACTTCCAGGTATGGTATTTGGATCAGCGATTAGAAGTCGTTACCCACGAGCAAAAGTGGTAAAAATCATGACGGATAAAGCAAAAGAACATCCAGATTGTGAAGCGATATTCACTGCAAAAGACGTTCCTGGAAATAATAAAATTGGCCATCTGGAATTCATTTCTGATTGGGATGTGCTGATTCCAGAAGGTGAGACCACGCGCTATGTCGGCGATGCGATTGCACTGGTCGTATCAAAAAATAAAGAAACATTAAACGAAATAAAAGAACTTGTTGAAATCGAATACGAAGAACAAGTCCCGCTTTTAACCGCAGGAGAAGCACTTAAAGAAGGGGCTCCAAAGCTTCATGAAAAAGGAAATCTTTTATCACAAGAACATTTAGTGCGGGGAAATGCAGAAGAACGATTAGCAAATTCCAAGTATATTGTAAGTGATCATTACTCTGTTCCAATTAATGAACATGCTTTTATGGAACCAGAATGCGCCATCGCTCTTAAAGAAGGCGAAGATGGGTTATTTATGTATACAGGCGGGCAAAGTATTTATGATGAACAGCGAGAAGTTGCGAGAATGCTTGGTGTTGAGAAGGAAAAAGTACATATTCAGTCAAAACTTGTTGGTGGCGGTTTTGGTGGGAAAGAGGATATGAGCGTGCAACACCATGCAGCATTAGCCGCTTGGATCTTGCAAAAACCGGTTAAAGTTTTGTTAACACGTCAGGAAAGTTTAATGGTTCATCCAAAGCGTCATGGGATGGAGATGGATTTCACAGTTGGATGTGATGAATCAGGTAGATTAACGGCGCTTAAAGCTGTGATCGTCTCAGATACAGGCGCTTATGCATCACTTGGCGGACCCGTTTTACAAAGAGCGTGCACCCATGCAGCGGGTCCATATAAGTATCAGGATATCGATATCGAAGGGAAAGCTGTTTATACAAATAATCCGCCTGCTGGAGCTTTTCGTGGTTTTGGAGTTTGCCAAACTTCTTTTGCATTGGAAAGTAGCTTAAATGTGTTAGCAGAAAAAGTTGGGATCTCACCATGGGAAATTCGTTACTTAAATGCGGTTGCACCAGGTGATAGTTTACCAAATGGACAAATTGTTTCTAAAAATGCAGCGTTAAAGGAGTGTTTACTAGCCGTAAAAGAAACCTATGAAAAAGCTACATGTGCTGGCGTTTCTTCCTTTTTTAAAAATAGTGGACTTGGCGTCGGTGTACCAGATACAGGTAGGTGTATTCTCTCAATCGAAGGGGGTAAAATTCATATTCGAACAAGTGCTGCGTGTATTGGACAAGGGCTTGCAACGGTTACAACACAAATTGTTTGTGAGACTCTAGATTTGCCACCTGAGATGATGATTGCCGAGCCCCCTGATACCATTCGGACACCAAATTCTGGAACAACAACGGCTTCAAGACAATCGCTTTTCACCGGAGAAGCAACACGAAGAGCGGCGATGCAGTTACGCTATGAACTTGACATGGGACGAGCGATTTCTGATCTTGAAGGAGAAGAATTTTACGGAGAATATACCGCCAAAACCGATCCGCTTATGAATGACAAAAAGAACCCAGTAAGTCATGCAGGTTATGGTTACGCAGCAGAAGTTGTCATATTAGATGAAAAAGGAAAAATTGAAAAATTTGTTTCAGCTTATGATGTGGGTCGCGTGATCAATCCCAAAGCAGCGGCAGGACAAATTGAAGGTGGAATCATTATGGGAATGGGCTATGCTTTGACCGAGAATTTTGCAATGGAAAATGGTTTTGTTCAAGCGAAATATGCCACACTTGGGCTAATTAAAGCAAATGACGCGCCACCAATTGAAAATTCTTTTGTTCAAGCAAAAGGAATTGATGTCGGTTTAGCTTATGGTATTAAAGGCGTTGGTGAGCTAGCAACGATCCCAACAGCACCAGCTATTGCTGGAGCATATTTTGCATGGGATGGACATTTACGCAAATCATTGCCACTTGAAGACACACCCTATCTGAAAAAGAAACGTTAG
- a CDS encoding NTP transferase domain-containing protein — MMLTKTSVIIMASGKSSRMESNKLWLTFSGKTFIERVIQLASQFAFHECLLVISEQNAKKLPQLKNNMQIIINDQAHMGQSASVKLGTLNATGAGYLFLPVDQPLLTPQVLMKILSKATSENIVVPTNRCHQPCTPSFFGYKFRESLLHVRGEKGGRSIRDQNTEDVIEVMIQDDQVLFDVDTLSDYSFLLGQER; from the coding sequence ATGATGCTAACCAAAACAAGTGTGATTATTATGGCTTCAGGCAAATCAAGTCGGATGGAAAGCAATAAGCTCTGGTTAACGTTTTCAGGAAAAACATTCATTGAACGCGTGATTCAACTAGCCAGCCAATTTGCTTTTCATGAATGTCTTTTGGTTATTTCTGAGCAAAATGCTAAAAAATTACCACAACTTAAAAATAACATGCAAATCATTATCAATGACCAAGCACACATGGGACAATCCGCTAGTGTGAAGCTTGGAACGTTGAACGCGACCGGAGCTGGATACCTTTTTTTACCAGTTGATCAGCCTTTACTTACGCCACAAGTTTTGATGAAAATCCTCTCAAAAGCCACCAGTGAAAATATTGTTGTCCCAACAAACAGGTGCCATCAGCCATGTACGCCAAGCTTCTTTGGCTATAAATTTCGGGAATCGTTATTACATGTGAGAGGTGAAAAAGGTGGTCGAAGCATACGTGATCAAAATACAGAGGATGTGATTGAAGTCATGATTCAAGATGATCAGGTCCTGTTTGACGTTGACACACTGAGTGATTATTCTTTTTTATTAGGGCAAGAAAGATGA
- a CDS encoding XdhC family protein, with protein MKTLFAKINKCIEKKRAFALVSIAKSYGSTPRREGAHMLITDEGPVLGTIGGGAVEYQAILLAQEVLKTKTGMIKQFRLAPNQENDIGMICGGDIDLLIQYFALEENPAIGEVVAAALHSIMHHETSYLLFQMTKVATSKLFFYSEETGVVGGDLALTRKTLRPGILELSGEMFYLEKLVSAERVIIFGAGHVSQALVPVLASVGFYCIVFDDRAEFLTKEVFPDADEMIQGDFNHIDHYLEIQAIDYCCVTTKGHKTDLVVEKQLLDTNSHYIGVMGSKRKITTHQKILKESGIPKEQIDRLIAPIGIEIHAETPNEIAISIAAELINRRSEMAKKAVLEVKEIT; from the coding sequence ATGAAGACTCTATTTGCAAAGATCAATAAATGTATTGAAAAAAAGCGAGCGTTTGCGTTGGTTAGTATTGCTAAAAGTTATGGTTCGACACCAAGAAGAGAAGGTGCGCATATGCTGATTACAGATGAAGGGCCAGTACTTGGCACCATTGGAGGAGGCGCAGTTGAATATCAAGCCATTTTGCTAGCACAAGAAGTTTTAAAAACAAAAACAGGAATGATAAAACAATTTAGATTAGCGCCAAATCAAGAAAATGATATTGGTATGATTTGTGGTGGAGATATTGACTTATTGATCCAGTATTTTGCACTGGAAGAAAACCCAGCAATCGGTGAAGTCGTAGCGGCAGCGCTTCATAGCATTATGCACCACGAAACTTCTTACCTATTATTTCAGATGACAAAAGTAGCGACTTCTAAGCTCTTTTTTTATAGTGAAGAAACAGGTGTAGTTGGCGGTGATTTAGCGCTTACAAGGAAAACACTTAGGCCTGGAATACTTGAATTAAGCGGGGAAATGTTTTACTTAGAAAAACTTGTTTCTGCTGAGAGAGTGATTATTTTTGGGGCGGGACATGTTTCTCAAGCACTTGTCCCTGTTTTAGCTTCGGTTGGCTTTTATTGCATTGTCTTTGATGATCGAGCAGAATTTTTAACAAAAGAGGTCTTTCCAGATGCGGATGAAATGATCCAAGGAGATTTTAATCATATTGATCATTATTTAGAAATACAGGCCATTGATTACTGTTGTGTGACTACAAAAGGGCATAAAACAGACCTTGTTGTTGAAAAGCAATTATTAGATACGAATTCACATTATATTGGTGTTATGGGAAGTAAAAGAAAAATTACGACACATCAAAAAATCTTAAAAGAAAGTGGCATTCCAAAAGAACAAATTGATCGACTCATTGCTCCGATCGGTATTGAAATTCATGCAGAAACACCAAATGAAATCGCGATTAGTATCGCTGCTGAACTAATCAATCGACGCAGTGAAATGGCCAAAAAAGCGGTTTTAGAAGTAAAAGAAATAACATAA
- the dpaL gene encoding diaminopropionate ammonia-lyase, with protein sequence MEKIKWTKNQMPESRDEHTKQMAANIIQKAETFHKSFPQYDVTPLVELKKMAGYLGLKSFFVKDESYRFGLNAFKVLGGSFAIASFIAEKLEQDVSELDYTTLLSDDVKEKLGQATFFTATDGNHGRGVAWAANKLGQKAVVLMPKGSSKTRFENIQKEGADVTIEEVNYDECVRKANDLAEKTPNGVMVQDTAWEGYERIPTWIMQGYGTMAAEAYKQLPDRPTHIFVQAGVGSLAGAVIGYFANVCRDHPPIMVVVEAEAADCLYQSALQKDGSIKFVSGDLKTIMAGLACGEPNTISFEILKNHASYFVSCPDWVAEKGMRMLGAPIKGDPQVTSGESGAVGMGLVATIMKDREYKDLKEALQLNDTSSILMFSTEGDTDPKNYKKIVWR encoded by the coding sequence TTGGAAAAAATTAAATGGACAAAAAATCAAATGCCAGAATCAAGAGACGAACATACAAAACAAATGGCAGCGAATATCATCCAAAAAGCAGAAACTTTCCATAAAAGCTTTCCGCAATACGATGTAACGCCACTTGTTGAACTGAAGAAAATGGCAGGATACTTAGGTTTAAAATCATTTTTTGTTAAAGATGAATCTTACCGATTTGGCTTAAATGCCTTTAAAGTGCTTGGCGGTTCATTTGCTATAGCAAGCTTTATAGCTGAAAAATTAGAACAAGATGTTTCTGAATTAGATTACACAACACTTCTGTCTGATGACGTAAAGGAAAAGTTGGGACAGGCCACCTTTTTCACTGCAACAGATGGCAATCATGGTCGCGGGGTTGCTTGGGCAGCTAATAAATTGGGGCAAAAAGCAGTGGTCTTAATGCCAAAAGGATCTAGTAAAACGCGTTTTGAAAACATTCAAAAAGAAGGCGCGGATGTAACGATTGAAGAAGTCAACTATGATGAATGCGTAAGAAAAGCGAATGATCTAGCAGAAAAAACACCAAATGGCGTGATGGTTCAAGACACAGCTTGGGAAGGTTATGAGCGCATTCCAACATGGATTATGCAAGGTTACGGGACAATGGCGGCAGAAGCTTATAAACAACTCCCTGATCGCCCTACTCATATCTTTGTCCAAGCAGGCGTTGGCAGTCTAGCCGGAGCTGTGATTGGTTATTTTGCGAATGTTTGTCGTGATCATCCACCAATAATGGTCGTTGTTGAAGCAGAGGCAGCGGATTGCTTATATCAATCAGCTTTACAAAAAGATGGGTCAATAAAATTTGTCAGTGGGGATTTAAAAACGATCATGGCAGGGCTTGCTTGTGGTGAACCCAATACGATTTCTTTTGAGATACTTAAAAATCATGCCAGCTATTTTGTTTCTTGCCCGGATTGGGTTGCTGAAAAAGGCATGCGCATGCTTGGTGCTCCGATTAAAGGTGATCCACAAGTCACATCAGGTGAATCTGGCGCTGTCGGTATGGGGCTTGTTGCTACGATTATGAAAGATAGAGAATATAAGGACCTTAAAGAAGCTTTACAATTAAATGACACGTCAAGTATCTTAATGTTTTCAACAGAAGGAGACACGGATCCAAAAAACTATAAAAAAATTGTATGGAGGTAA
- the arcC gene encoding carbamate kinase, which translates to MKRIVVALGGNALGTNLAEQMYAIKETAKAIADLIEAGYEVIVSHGNGPQVGMIKQAMDELTRTNPDKYPNIPLSVCVAMSQSYIGYDLQNALHEELLNRGIARSVSTVITQVEVDPKDEAFKHPVKPIGRFMTKEEAKSIAALRGIQIVEDSGRGYRQVVASPKPKAILEVDAIKALLTAKQTVIACGGGGIPVIAEKNHRRGVSAVIDKDFCSALLAEELDADALIILTAVEKVYLNFGKENQTALDEVSVNELKKLVTKGHFASGSMLPKVEAALQFADSKDGRIALITLLEKAKDGLAFKTGTRIQKECK; encoded by the coding sequence ATAAAAAGAATTGTGGTAGCTCTAGGTGGAAACGCACTTGGGACCAATTTAGCAGAGCAGATGTATGCCATTAAGGAAACAGCAAAAGCCATTGCAGATTTGATTGAAGCTGGTTATGAGGTGATTGTTTCTCATGGAAATGGCCCACAAGTTGGGATGATTAAACAAGCAATGGATGAACTCACACGAACAAACCCAGATAAGTATCCCAATATACCGTTATCTGTTTGTGTAGCAATGAGTCAAAGCTATATAGGCTATGATCTGCAAAATGCTTTACATGAAGAATTACTTAATCGTGGAATAGCTAGGTCAGTTTCCACAGTCATTACACAAGTTGAAGTCGACCCAAAAGATGAAGCCTTTAAACACCCAGTCAAACCAATTGGTCGCTTTATGACAAAAGAAGAAGCTAAAAGTATCGCCGCTTTAAGGGGGATTCAAATCGTAGAAGACTCAGGTAGAGGATACCGGCAAGTTGTTGCTTCACCCAAACCAAAAGCGATTTTAGAAGTAGATGCCATTAAAGCGTTACTTACGGCTAAACAAACAGTGATCGCATGTGGCGGCGGTGGAATCCCAGTCATTGCAGAAAAAAATCATCGACGCGGCGTTAGTGCGGTCATTGATAAAGATTTTTGTAGCGCCTTGCTTGCAGAAGAGCTAGATGCAGATGCTCTTATTATCCTTACTGCTGTTGAGAAAGTTTACTTGAATTTTGGAAAAGAAAATCAAACCGCTTTAGATGAAGTTTCTGTAAATGAACTGAAGAAGCTTGTTACAAAAGGGCATTTTGCATCGGGCTCAATGTTACCAAAAGTAGAGGCAGCCCTGCAATTTGCGGACTCTAAAGATGGACGGATTGCACTAATTACATTACTAGAAAAAGCAAAAGATGGTCTGGCTTTTAAAACAGGAACTAGAATTCAAAAGGAGTGTAAGTGA
- the ygeW gene encoding knotted carbamoyltransferase YgeW produces MSIDTFTNKLDQLQIENMFNHDFFLTWEKSRDELEAVFTVADALRQLRENNVDTTIFKSGLGVSLFRDNSTRTRFSFASACNLLGLEVQDLDEGKSQISHGETVRETANMISFMADVIGIRDDMYIGKGNAYMREVSQAVQDGHKEGVLEQRPTLVNLQCDIDHPTQSMADALHLIHQFGGIENLKGKKIAMTWAYSPSYGKPLSVPQGIIGLMSRLGMDVILAHPEGYEVMPEVEEVVKKNANLSGGKFIKINNMAEAFKDADIVYPKSWAPFAAMEKRTQLYGVGDQAGIDQLEKELLQQNAKHKDWQCTEELMKTTKNGKALYMHCLPADITGISCKEGEVEASVFDRYRTELYKEASYKPYVIAAMMFLSKVQDPQKTLKALESKNSVRKFS; encoded by the coding sequence ATGAGTATTGATACATTCACAAATAAATTAGACCAATTACAAATTGAAAACATGTTTAATCATGATTTTTTTCTCACTTGGGAAAAATCACGTGATGAATTAGAAGCTGTATTCACAGTAGCTGACGCGCTTCGTCAATTAAGAGAAAATAATGTAGACACGACTATTTTTAAAAGCGGATTAGGGGTTTCCTTATTTCGCGATAACTCTACACGTACACGTTTCAGTTTTGCATCTGCATGCAATCTTTTAGGGCTTGAAGTCCAAGATTTAGATGAAGGTAAAAGCCAAATTTCTCATGGGGAAACGGTTCGGGAAACAGCCAATATGATTTCCTTTATGGCAGATGTTATTGGTATTCGTGATGATATGTATATTGGTAAAGGCAATGCTTATATGCGTGAAGTATCTCAAGCTGTACAAGATGGACATAAAGAAGGCGTATTAGAGCAACGGCCAACTTTAGTCAATCTACAATGTGATATCGACCATCCAACGCAGTCCATGGCGGATGCACTGCATTTAATTCACCAATTTGGTGGGATTGAAAACTTAAAGGGTAAAAAAATCGCTATGACATGGGCTTATTCTCCTTCTTATGGCAAACCCCTTTCTGTACCACAAGGAATTATTGGTTTAATGTCACGTCTTGGCATGGATGTGATATTAGCACATCCAGAAGGTTATGAAGTAATGCCTGAAGTGGAAGAAGTAGTAAAGAAAAATGCTAATCTTTCTGGTGGTAAATTTATAAAAATAAACAATATGGCAGAAGCCTTTAAAGATGCAGATATTGTTTATCCAAAAAGCTGGGCACCATTTGCAGCCATGGAAAAAAGAACGCAGCTCTACGGAGTGGGAGATCAAGCCGGAATTGATCAGCTTGAAAAAGAGCTCTTACAGCAAAACGCAAAACATAAAGATTGGCAATGTACAGAAGAGCTTATGAAGACAACAAAAAATGGAAAAGCATTGTATATGCATTGTTTACCAGCAGATATTACTGGCATAAGTTGCAAAGAAGGTGAAGTAGAAGCTTCAGTTTTTGATCGTTATCGCACTGAATTATACAAAGAAGCTAGTTACAAACCTTACGTTATTGCGGCTATGATGTTCTTAAGCAAAGTTCAAGATCCGCAAAAAACATTAAAAGCACTAGAAAGTAAAAATAGTGTACGTAAATTTAGTTAA
- a CDS encoding YgeY family selenium metabolism-linked hydrolase — translation MDFNSIRKTAENYQKDMTQFLRELVRIPGESAEEKNKIERAKQEMEKLGFNKIEIDPMGNLLGYMGEGERLIAFDGHIDTVGIGEIENWEFDPYEGYETDEEIGGRGTSDQEGGIVSAIYGAKIMKDLALLNDKYTVLVTVTVQEEDCDGLCWQYIIKEGNVRPEFVVSTEPTDGGIYRGQRGRMEIRVDVKGISCHGSAPERGDNAIYKMADILQDVRKLNNNGADESTSIRGLVKMLAKKYNPEWKEARFLGKGTITASQIFYSSPSRCAVADGCSVSLDRRMTAGETWESCLEEIRQLPSVQKYGEDVTVSMYEYDRPSYTDLVYPIECYFPTWVIPEEHQVTTSLMQAHKELYGEERKGSKGTIELRKSRPLLDKWTFSTNGVTIMGRNGIPCIGFGPGAEAQAHAPNEKTWKEDLVRCAAVYAALPTIYCQK, via the coding sequence ATGGATTTTAATAGCATTCGAAAAACAGCAGAGAATTATCAAAAAGATATGACTCAATTTTTACGTGAATTAGTACGCATACCAGGTGAAAGTGCAGAAGAAAAAAATAAAATTGAACGAGCAAAGCAAGAGATGGAAAAATTAGGGTTCAACAAAATTGAAATAGATCCAATGGGGAATCTTCTTGGCTATATGGGAGAAGGAGAAAGATTAATTGCTTTTGATGGACACATTGATACAGTAGGCATTGGTGAAATTGAAAACTGGGAATTTGACCCATATGAAGGGTATGAAACAGATGAAGAAATCGGCGGTCGTGGAACCTCTGACCAAGAAGGGGGTATCGTTTCCGCTATATACGGAGCAAAAATTATGAAAGATCTAGCTTTACTTAATGATAAATATACAGTACTTGTCACAGTAACCGTTCAAGAAGAAGATTGTGATGGTTTATGTTGGCAATATATTATTAAAGAAGGAAATGTTCGTCCAGAATTTGTTGTTTCAACCGAACCAACAGACGGAGGGATTTACCGCGGACAACGTGGACGCATGGAAATTCGTGTCGATGTAAAAGGCATTTCTTGCCACGGATCTGCACCTGAACGTGGAGATAATGCAATTTATAAAATGGCCGATATTTTACAAGATGTGCGTAAGTTGAACAATAATGGGGCTGATGAAAGTACTTCGATCCGAGGTTTAGTCAAAATGTTAGCTAAAAAATACAACCCAGAATGGAAAGAAGCTCGTTTCTTAGGAAAAGGAACCATCACGGCTTCTCAAATTTTCTACTCTTCACCAAGCCGTTGCGCTGTTGCAGATGGTTGCTCTGTATCTTTAGATCGTCGCATGACTGCAGGTGAAACGTGGGAAAGCTGTTTAGAAGAAATTCGCCAATTACCAAGTGTCCAAAAATACGGAGAGGATGTCACGGTATCAATGTATGAATATGATCGTCCATCTTATACAGATCTAGTTTATCCAATTGAATGTTACTTCCCAACTTGGGTTATCCCAGAAGAACACCAAGTAACCACCTCTTTAATGCAGGCACATAAAGAACTATATGGGGAAGAACGAAAAGGCTCAAAAGGTACAATTGAACTACGTAAATCCCGTCCGCTACTTGATAAATGGACGTTTTCAACAAACGGTGTAACCATTATGGGACGAAATGGAATTCCGTGTATTGGCTTTGGACCAGGCGCTGAAGCTCAAGCACATGCACCAAATGAAAAAACTTGGAAAGAAGATTTAGTTCGGTGCGCGGCTGTATATGCAGCATTACCGACCATTTATTGCCAAAAATAA
- a CDS encoding RidA family protein → MNKKTIISKKAPAAIGPYSHAVLAGETLYVSGQLGLDPTSGELLATLNKQVEQAMANLNVILKEAGMDFTNVVKTTVFLVDMKDFPTVNELYGHYFSENSPARSCFQVAKLPKDGLFEIEVVAVK, encoded by the coding sequence ATGAATAAAAAAACAATCATTTCAAAAAAGGCACCAGCCGCTATTGGGCCCTATTCACATGCGGTTTTAGCTGGCGAAACGCTCTATGTTTCCGGTCAACTTGGACTTGATCCCACAAGTGGAGAGCTGCTTGCAACATTAAATAAGCAAGTTGAACAAGCAATGGCCAATTTAAACGTCATTTTAAAGGAAGCAGGTATGGATTTTACAAATGTCGTGAAAACAACAGTGTTTTTAGTAGATATGAAGGATTTTCCAACAGTAAATGAACTTTACGGTCATTATTTTTCTGAAAACTCACCAGCAAGATCTTGTTTTCAAGTTGCTAAATTACCGAAAGATGGCTTGTTTGAAATCGAAGTGGTTGCAGTGAAATAA